The following is a genomic window from Xenopus laevis strain J_2021 chromosome 2L, Xenopus_laevis_v10.1, whole genome shotgun sequence.
TAACacacaggggcttatttatgaagccTTGGTTTTTCCTGGTCAAGGTTTTCAGtgtgaaaactcacatttttagcaattaatTATACCTCAAAGCCGCTAACAATCcgaaatctcaaacctgtcgaggtcacatagaagtcatTGGTAAATGTACTTTTTACAAtatgaagatattgtgatctgcactgggttttgtacaataacccaaaaaattctgggttttcaagGAACAACTCCATAAATTTTAATGTGAAAATTTGTCGCtcgattttgtcaagacttttcctgaCCTGACTTTTTGACAGCTTTTTTGATTAATCAGATAAATTTGTGAATGGGAGTTAGgacgactttgttttaataaaaaaatgagatcaatttgagttttactaAATACCCACCACAGACTGGTTTATAGACTTATTGCAAATTTTGACAGATCATCACCCCCCATCCATAAGAACATCACTGTGCACTCACGTATTTCTTCAAGCccctaaattttattttttttctgttcaccaCCTCCCTCCAAAGTCTCCTTGATCTATATCCCAATCATTATTACAGCACAAcccaaattttatgtttttcaggggcagcgccgtttctgtatccattgccgcctgaggcggctccagtaatgccgcccccccagcccgattcgatttccgggggggaggcagcaacgctagtgcggagagcgcaattgcgctctctcgccctagtaaagccgaatttccggttcaaaaaccgtaaattcggctcttaaaggcaccaggagcggctttttgccgcccctggaaacctagctggcgatgccgcctgaggcgagcgcctcagctcgcctcattggcggatcgcccctgttcaggggaccagaaaaatattatgtaaaatcaggaaaatgtattatgcataatataaaggtgggaccacaaaactacaatgtaaaatgagggaaaactaaacagagaattcaacctgtaactaaaaaaaactctagCAAGTTACCATTGATATAATTGGTCATCCAGGGGGTTTATCTTTTTTCTTGTGTATCTAAAGCAACATATAGATAGTTGGTATCTTAATACCTTCTATTCTTGAGCTAATAATAGTCCTAAATCTTTTGCATCTTTAAGCAAATTGTGGTATTTGCTAGAGAAAATATGTATaggatccagggactggtcccattgccattttggagtcaggaaggaatttcccctctgaggcaaattggagaggcttcagatgggtttttttttttgccttcctctggatcaactggcatattaaaaaaaaaagttgaccttgatggacaaatcctttttcaaccttacttactatgttactatgttaatatgaTCACAGTGTAGCCTTTGATAACAGCCTCAATCATTCAGCTGCTTTAATGCTTCAGCTATGGTCATGGTCTTTGGCTGTATCACTGCAGTAACATATTTTTAGATTAGAGCCAATACATGCTAAGTTTTAATTGGATTCAATGGACTTCTACTGGTGACCAAAACTCACTTATGAGAAGGTTCAGATGGATTAAATAACATGGCACTTTATTCATGATATGCACTTTATTGATCAATGACTAATGATCAAGTGGCTGGTCATTCACCCTGACCAATGACTTTTCTCTCAGCACCCCACAGTTTTCCAGGAACAGGTTAATATCCTCCCCTCAACAAAATGGTCTTTAAATTTTGACTGTAATATATCAGTATTCATATATCAGTTCCAGTATTCATGTATCTTCATAAGGAACATAAAAAAATAGGAGAAAACTGgttcattatatttaaatgtcgGGCAGATCAGAAGTAATTAAATGGAGGACAAGTAACAATATATTTCCTGTAAACAGATAAACAAAAAGTACAGGAGAACGTGTATGCAGCATATTTATCTCCAGCCACAGTATATGTAATAggttctatatattgtatattgatcAGGCTACTGTACCTCAAAATGTGGTTTACCCTGATAGGGGTTAAAAGCAGAGGGTCTCACATCAACCTGATTAAAAAATTTGTTCTTGTCTCTATTgttgacatttttatttagaaagaacAGCACAAACTCGTGAGATGGGCCAACTAGTGTACTGGACTGGACTAAAAATGAAACAGTATATTGCACAGAAACTATTTTGGACATTGACTGAAATTGGCATCCTTTATAAAATGGTGAATAATCAGCCACAACTGTAGTTCAGCACAACTGCTATCAAGTGTGTActgtttcattttcattgttgAGTGAATGGTATGAAGGAAAAACTATATATGAATGGATAAAGCTTGCGGTAGAGAGTTCTATAAAAAAGGAGAGGCCAGAGAGAAGCTCTGTAGATGGGAATGGGCTAAAGTAATGAGAGAAGAAGTGAGGCAgaggtcagaagcagagtgaaggttgcgtgaaggagagtattttgagatcagagatgaaatatagggaggttAGTAATTTGAACTttattctagaggagattgggagtcAGAGAAGAGCATAGTTTATAGCAAGATGgatttatcatatatttattattacattattacatcaTGGTTCACAAACACGCAGTTAACAAATAATTcttaaaacccacattttataattttatggCTTCCATTTAGTGAGGGTCAGATGTAGCTAATGACAGACATACACAGTATCAACGTTTCAATGCTTGATGTATCCATATTGGATATATCTTTTGCATCAACCTACTGCCAGCACTAGGAATGTTGAGCATGTCTTCCATTTCATCATGAGAACAAATTGTTCTGTTTTCTCCAGCATTTAACCAGACTCTTTCTGATCTCTGACACCCTTAATCCATATATAAAGGGGTATAAGAAAGCTGGGCCAAGTAGGTATAGTACAGTGAATAGATTCTTAGTATCAATTGACAAGGTTGTGTCCATCCTCAACACGAGGGAAGATGCCAGTCCGGTCACATACAGCAGCATTGCCACCAATATATGTGTCCCACAGGTGTTAAGAGCTTTGTGTCTGGATTTCCCAATTACTGTTTTCATGACTGTGTAGAGTATGGTTGAGTAGGAAATTAAGAGTAGACCAGCATCAAGGACATTGACAAGAATTCGCACAATTAACCCAGCAATCTGTGGTTTGGTGGTGTCTCCACATGCAAGACTGAGAAGCGCCATGTTTTCACATGCAAAGTGCAGAATGATGTTCGACTTGCAGAATTGAACCATAGAGGTTAATAAGACCAATGGGCAAATAAGGAGGCAGTTCCGAATTATTGCAATGATTGTCATTGAGATGAGGAGCCTCTTTGTCATGATGTTATGATAACGCAGTGGCCTACAGATTGCTACATATCTGTCTAAGGACATTAATAGGATCACACTGGACTCACATGTTGATGAGAAGTAAATAGAAAACATTTGCAGAAGACATCCAGTCAGGGAAACTTGGTTGAGATGAAATAACAAGTCAAGGAGGAATTTAGGCAATATGGCAGTAGAAATAGTGATGCTAATGGCAAAAACCACTGACATGAGCAAATACATGGGGGAATGAAGTGTTTTGTCAGTGTAAATCAGACAGATGATGAGAGAATTCCCACTCAGGATAactaaataaacagaaaaggatGGAATTGCCAGGAGGGGTCTCCATCCAGATATCCCAGGGAAACCCAAGAGAATAAACTCAGTGTAGGAGAGAATGAATGACTGGTTGTAGACCACTGGTTCCATATTTGGGTTTATAGGTCAGTGTCCAAATGGGTTCTGTAGGGTAAGAAAATAGAATGAGAGTTAGTAAAAATTGGGATTTCTGTAACCAAACTGTAGGGTTACCTCCTAAGTGGCCCTGAAGCAGTGTTTTGGAGCCAGCCCAAAGGGCCAGTTACTTTAAAATTGTAGGGTCAAGTTTTTTTGGGCCACATGTTTTTTCATAGTTagcttgggttgaaaaaaagcctataatccataatttttaACCTTTCCAAATaatctctccctccctctctctctctctctctctctctctctctctctctctctcagcagaTTATGAAATGTGGGGGGCTTCAAATACATGGTACCTGCTCTAGGGCTCAGTCTGGATGTCTCACCGGATCTTCTCTCTCATACGTTTTCTCTCAGATGAAGATCTGAACTTCTCAAAGAAGAAGAACACAAAATAGAAAAGATGAAAGGACTGCAATTTGCTTTGGTTTCTGAGAGTCTGGACTCAATGCTCAACCCCCAAAATGTTGGAGAGAGATGGGTGCTACAAGCTACAATAACTAGTTTTCTTAAGGCACATTGTAAAATCCAACATCAAGAGAGTCTCTAAGCACCAGTGTGCCCAGCCACTTGGAAAAGTTGTAACTTTTCAATAAAATTTTAATCAGAATTCCGTCTTTTATTCTTCATAattaatgatgagcaaatttttcaccagccatagattcacagcaaaattctgcatttcgccatctgtgaatttttcgGCAGCGGAAAAAATTGGCACAACAAAAAATTCATCAAGGCAAAAATATCGTcaagacaaaaagtcaccataagaaaaacactcattgaatttaatacatttggagcaagaaaaattgtcgtgtgagtaaaaaaattgttgcgcaaatTTTATCGCAGTTTCGtgaaatggggcagatttgctcatcacgattcatcatttttttttatcaatttaatGGGAACTATTCTGGTTAAACAGCCACGGATTAATTCTGTATTCTCTAAAAGATTGTTGGTtccttattttgtttatttactgaactgttaattatgtaaataattgttagttgTAAATTAATTGTTGACAATTCACACCTGAGAGAGATGGCGGGCTGATTTATGAAATGTTGAACTGGCCAATTCTCAAGGATCAGAAAAGTTTCAATAAATTGGCACAgctttataaaaacatgttaatgataataataataatattattaattaattatattcagTACCTGTGTCGGTGCAGTCAATGTTCTATAGGGAATATTGCAATGTGCTGCATTTCTACAGCTTCTCTGTAAATATTGCCATGTGCAGCATCTTAACACATTGACCAACTTCCCAATGTTCTGGGAGCGTAAAGTGAATTTGCcatggggcccaataacatctagttaggTTATTTGACTACAAATAACTGGTAAAGATCTATTTAACTACTCTATGACTGAGTATGGGATATGTATGATGAGCAGAGAGGAAATAGTGAGATGTTGTCATGTATCAAATGCACTTTTGTGgctgactgaaaaaaaaagtagacTTTTAATCATGTCCCAAAGTTTCTTCTTTGAATCTAACACCTTCAGGCCAATTTACAGGCTATGTCTGTATATGTCTATAAATCTGAATCTACATATTATCAGGCAGATAAGTGAATCAGTAAGGTTCCTCTCGGTGTGGGGTAAATTTTATAAATTAGGGATGTCCACCTTACAGGCCTCCAGTTGTTGTTCAACTACAATGAACACATTACACAGCGGCTTTGATGtgactctagggggcaaattcacgaaagggCGAATTATCGCCAACGAAGGCTCCAtcacacaaggaaacttcgggcgacttcggaaaacaaatcgccgtgtgaaattagcgcaggcgattttcattgtagccaggcgcagagcaagggaaggcattcggggaagattggttgtggaaagtcgcggcgattatttgccaggcaactaaatctccccaaatcacccagtgtgtcccagcccaaaaaaaacattgacatattttacaacaggataAAGATCTTAATACACTTATCTATGAAAAACCACGAATGCTGTTctaaaaaccaaaaacaataaaataaacctTAGTCCCGAGttttattcaaaagaaaaaaatatctacCATACAAACATTTCTCAATAATGAACAATATAAAGGCTTTGTTCCATGCAAAACATGtaaaaaccagaagaaaaaaacgaCACTACAATTCAAATCAAATGTAACCAGTGAAGAATTTGTAATAAAGAATACAATAGCATGTAACAGCAAAAATGTTATATACCTATTACAATGTCCCTGTAATCTACAATATTATTGACCCACGGTGTCTCAGcctattttaaaatgaaacataattCAGACCCTTCCTTACTAATATTTATAGGCAAAAAATCCCACAATGGAGAGGTGAAGATATTAAACAATCAATCTCTAAAGAAGAAACTTTTTGGATCCATAAATTAAAAACACTGACTCCAAACGGATTAAATATAGAGATTGATTTACAGTGTTTCTTAAAAGACTATGgtactaatttttttcaaaaagtatctgcattttacttatttattcagCTGTTTTAAATCGTTTTACTTGATTTAATTATCTAATTACGAGCTAACCATTTGAAAACGAAATTCTCAATGAAAAATACTTAATTGTATAATTGAAATGCAAATGTGTTTAATTGAGCTCTCACTCGATAAATAACACCGAATTGTTTCATGGGTAACTGCCCCTGATGAAGTACATAGTGTATATGAAAAGCGTTGGgcttattattttttacacaataaagtGAAATTCATTTACACTAATTAAGAGGAGTTACGTTGTTTTACAAGATTCGGATAGTGATCAAGAAACTGCTCCCATGGGACTATCATCTGCAGAGTGTATATGTATaggatccagggactagtccgattgccattttggagtcaggaaggaattttttccccctctgaggcaaattggagaggcttcagatgggaatttctccttcctctggatcaactggcagttaggcagattaaaaaaataaataaataaaaaggttgaccttgatggacgtgtgtcttttttcagccttacttaccgtatatactcgagtataagccgagttttttagcatccaaaatgtgctgaaaaagtctacctcggtttatactcgggtcagcgggcagtagctgagattgcagtcacttttaatcattcctataccaacagttcgcttggggagagactgcaatatcacacagcaccctctgttggttatatgaaagaataacagtgcgccctctgttggttatatgaaagaataacagtgactgcaatatcacacagtgccctctgttggttatatgaaagaataacagtgactgcaatatcacacagcgccctctgttggttatatgaaagaataacagtgactgcaatatcacacagcaccctctgttgttatatgaaagaataacagtgcgcctctgttggttataatgaaagaataacagtgactgcaatatcacacagtgccctctgttggttatatgaaagaataacagtgactgcaatatcacacagcgccctctgttggttatatgaaagaataacagtgatggcaatatcacacagcgccctttgttggttatatgaaagaataacagtgactgcaatatcacacagcgccctttgttggttatacgaaagattaacagtgatggcaatatcaaacagcaccctctgcacatggtagtgggacagtgggacaatgcacacagtaatccgtttggcaattttctgtcaccatcaactttgcaaagaagtcgcttgatcgctgggggggtcgctttggcagaatgtgcgctgctgggagacagggctttagttgtgtctaggcttatactagaatcaatacgttttcccagttttcatggtaaaattaggtacctcggcttatactcgagtcggCTTATACTCCAGTATATACGTACTATGTTAATATGATCACAGTGTAGCCTTTGATAACAGCCTCAATCATTCAGCTGCTTTAATGCTTCAGCTATGGTCATGGTCTTTGGCTGTATCACTGCAgtaacatatatattacatattgatCAGGCTACTGTACATCAAAATGTGATTGACCCTGATAGGGGTTCAAAGCAGAGGGTCTCACATCAACCTGATTATAAAATTTGAGGTGTTTTCTTGTCTCTATTgttgacatttttatttagaaagaatAGCACAAACTCGTGAGTGTACTGGACTGGACTAAAAATGAAACAGTATATTGCACAGAAACGATTTTGGACATTGACTGAAATTGGCATCCTTTATAAAATGGTGAATAATCAGCCACAACTGTAGTTCAGCACAATTGCTATCAAGTGCGTActgtttcattttcattgttgAGTGAATGGTATGAAGGAAAAACTATGTATGAATGGAAACTGGGTTTTGTATATTGTTGTATATACCAACATGGAGCATAAGGagtgacacttttttttagtaaattatacGTATATTCAACAGGGTGTTCCCTCCTACCAAGCTGGATTCAtgcaaattgtgtttattttggtTCAGAAATTGATAACTATGGTCATCCAGCTACttatacacctaggggcagagtTAGTGTTCTGGCCTACTGAGTAAGTACAAAGACATATTAAGATTGAAATGGAGATCATcatcataatttttttatatagtgccaacaagttACGCTGTTCTTTAcattaataacaaataataaacaaaggtTTACAGAGTACGATAGGATTCATGGGCCCTACTCACAAGAGTTTACCACTAAAGGGATAGGGTACCACTGAGACATAAGTACTATAGAAACAAATtgcaatttataatacatttgtgtctcattaattagggtaaattgaataagcttccctaaacaggtgggcCTTTAGGGAGCATTTGACAGCTTGTGGTAGAGAGTTCTATAAAAAAGGAGAGGCCCGAGAGAAGTTCTGTAGATGGGAATGGGCTAAAGTAATGAGAGAAGAAGTGAGGCATAGGTCAGGAGCATAGTGAAGattgcgtgaaggagagtattttgagatcagagatgaaatatagggaggttAGTAATTTGAACTttattctagaggagattgggagtcAGAGAAGGGCACAGGAGAGCAGCtcatgttgagcggtgagatagatgagtctagcagcagtttcagttgagtgtgttagGCGAAAGCCAGATTGCATGGGGtcaagaagggagttgtgagtgaaaTGCTAGAGTAGACAGTTGTAAACAAGCCTTCCCaacaatttggatgtgaatgAAAGAAGGGAAACTGGACAATAGTTgatgggagagctgggatcaagagAAGGTTTTTGGAGGATAAGAGGTTTTAgtgcttgtttaaataaatatagaacaGTACCAGTAGaaagtgaaaggttaaataggtggttAAGTGTAGGAgtgagtgtatcagagattgggtagGAGATGAGaaggtatggggtcaagggagcaggttgtagGGTTTGAGCAGACTAGAAGTTtactaacttcatctagtgttaaGGGGGTGAAGGGATGTGAAATTGATATGAGTTGACAGTCTAATGAGATCTAATGGAGATTTCCTTAAACACTAACCAAGAGAGGAATAAGGTAACTGAGAGACCACAGTGAATTACAGTGGGGTCAGACTGATGCCAGGATCCAATGCCTTGAATTCTCAAAAAATTTCACGCCAactttacttacttactttacACCTTACAGGAGTTGTTCCAGAAGGTTCTTTATGCTCTGAGTTTTGCATCTTGCATTGGTGAATGAGACTTTTATCCTGTGCCTTGCATCTCTCTGACTggtaattgtgaatatttatggtACTGTATATCTAGTATTACCTATCCCTGCAAAAACCTTGATTGAATGCATTTGGAACAATGGCTACTTTATTTAAGGATGAGTTGCATTGTTACCAGTGGTGAGTGGATTggtgaaaattttgcaaaatgcattgaattcaataggtgtcaaaaaaaattcatacttgctaaatacattaaagtcaatgagtgtttttttctcaattatttctcactcaaatgcatttgagtcaattggtgttttttcttgtggagacttttttgttgcagcaaatttttgccacagttatGAGTAAAATTGCAGGTGGCGAAATACTGCAAATCATTGCAAATCtgtgtctgcaaaaaaaaatcactcatctcATTGTTACATCAAATAATCCTGAATATAAACAAACAGGGAAAATATATGTGACTCCAGTGGAAGGGCCTTTTCACTAGTTGGGAGAAAAGTAGAAGGTCCACCAGCTATATTATGGAGGCAGAACAGGGTGACTACTGCAATAGCATTACAACTAACTCAATTTCACCATGGCCATCTAACATGCTATTTTTAAAGCCACCAGAGACATTCCATATTGCCCAATGGGAACTATAAAGGCACAATAAAATTGAGATGGGATCTACAGAAGACTTTTAAGGAAGGTCTAAGCCCAACCTTCCCTTCTCTTGTCAACTATAAGGAGAAATGGCCCACTAATTGTATTGTTACTTGATAAGGTGAACTTCTGTTGAATCTTTGATTTGGGTTCCATGAAATTCCAGTGATGGGTTCAAGTCTAATAAGCATGCTGACAAGTACATCTCCAGTTGACCCTATTTACACCCTCCcaaaaaatctgttttcattAAGGCTTATGCACAGACTAGTCTACATACATGGAATCAGTTGACTCTCACTCATTAGACATTGTACATTTCCCCacccatctgaaaaaaatatcaaCAATTCACATTAGTATGAACTTTGTATCTATCGGTTCTAGTCAGCTCATGTCAATGTTTTTTATATGTGGTCTAGGCATGTTTTGTCCTAGACACCCAAACAAAGAGGATGTGGGTTGTACCATGTCAAGCCACCTTGGTTCCAAGGGAAGCAGCTTTGTCTCTTGAGAAAGGAAAATCAGTGTTTAGAAAATAGCTGGAAGTGGCTCAGAATCAAGTATTTTTCTTTGGAACCCAGTTAGGTATTTTGTACTAACTCAGTATTTGCCCTGAAACATCTACTAAAACATAGTTGGTAGCAAGATGGgtttatcatatatttattattacattattacatagtGGTTCACAAACACGCAGATAACAAATAATTCTTAAAAcctactttttataattttatgaCTTCCATTTAGTGAGGGTCAGATGTAGCTAACGACAGACATACAGTATCAAAGTTTCAATGCTTGATATATCCATATTCTGCATTGCAAACTGGGTACTTTTGCATCAACCTACTGCCAGCACTAAGAATGTTGAGCATGTCTTCCATTTCATCATGAGAACAAATTGTTCTGTTTTCTCCAGCATTTAACCAGACTCTTTCTGATCTCTGACACCCTTAATCCATATATAAAGGGGTATAAGAAAGCTGGGCCAAGTAGGTATAGTGCAGTGAATA
Proteins encoded in this region:
- the LOC121399677 gene encoding olfactory receptor 52L1-like, which translates into the protein MEPVVYNQSFILSYTEFILLGFPGISGWRPLLAIPSFSVYLVILSGNSLIICLIYTDKTLHSPMYLLMSVVFAISITISTAILPKFLLDLLFHLNQVSLTGCLLQMFSIYFSSTCESSVILLMSLDRYVAICRPLRYHNIMTKRLLISMTIIAIIRNCLLICPLVLLTSMVQFCKSNIILHFACENMALLSLACGDTTKPQIAGLIVRILVNVLDAGLLLISYSTILYTVMKTVIGKSRHKALNTCGTHILVAMLLYVTGLASSLVLRMDTTLSIDTKNLFTVLYLLGPAFLYPFIYGLRVSEIRKSLVKCWRKQNNLFS